In a single window of the Drosophila albomicans strain 15112-1751.03 chromosome 3, ASM965048v2, whole genome shotgun sequence genome:
- the LOC117568758 gene encoding protein sprouty — MDRRNGGDPLAPPRPPKLLPRVHRPRAPEPTALSSENNNSSSSSSNISNINQQHPSITAASATTSNNLSNLNNLNNLNNLNNNLNNNNNIISIIPATADIDDYQIHHLTFLPQRPSSLSRNSSNASSSTATANSSNGSTSSFTRRRPPAPTPTLLNISTAATTTATSNSNNSSYNSNISNNSNFLSHFQSAEPALALTLTGQPPASPVTLAQPRPECERLTNEYVDTPLQHATRAQHPAGQQDNGQTTTHHLLLLPQRQQHQHQQQTASATHSIGNNRLAATAAAAGSAAAAATTTTVDGTDGLLHSTHLHTIPPAQQQHHPHHHQQHHLHTHLLNGQTKAPASNNFASQAPPAPPRNGLSFAAAATTAAAAATATATTQPITQAITKQPSNNSNSNSSKEHMHALEELLQQQQHHQQQQHQQLPGSGGQLGASIVLGGDPSLLNPIVCPRCGHCRCEQCQSPRPLPQTWVCNKTCLCSAESIIDYASCLCCAKALFYHCARDNDMDCDDGTGTPCVDNPCSCGPYKRTQRWGWLGALSIVLPCLWCYWPMRGCIKLCEKCYARFAGRGCRCQLGGGVGTGIAGNGLGGNSMLPIVPLGGNPNGLTGGVANGAQNGGMPLSVGKGFEHGCSAASRILRKGDLTPEKRLLDSSPDY; from the coding sequence ATGGATCGCAGAAATGGCGGCGATCCCTTGGCGCCACCCCGGCCCCCAAAGCTACTACCGCGTGTGCATCGACCAAGGGCGCCGGAGCCAACAGCGTTAAGtagcgaaaacaacaacagcagcagcagcagtagcaacatcagcaacatcaatcAGCAACATCCTAGTATTacagcagcaagtgcaacaacTAGCAACAACCTGAGCAACCTAAACAACCTAAACAACCTAAACAACCTGAACAACAacctaaacaacaacaacaacattatatCGATAATACCCGCTACGGCCGACATTGACGACTATCAGATACATCATCTGACATTTCTGCCCCAGCGACCAAGCAGCCTCagtcgcaacagcagcaacgcatCGTCATCGACAGCGACggcgaacagcagcaacggcagcacaTCGAGTTTCACGCGACGTCGTCCGCCGGCGCCAACGCCCACGTTGCTCAACATAAGCAcggcagcaaccacaacagcaacgagcaacagcaacaactcgaGTTACAACTcgaacatcagcaacaacagcaacttccTTAGTCATTTCCAAAGCGCTGAGCCGGCGTTAGCGTTAACGTTAACGGGTCAGCCGCCCGCCTCCCCCGTCACGCTGGCGCAACCGCGACCCGAATGCGAAAGGCTGACGAATGAGTATGTGGATACGCCGCTGCAGCATGCAACACGGGCCCAACATCCGGCTGGCCAGCAGGACAATGGTCAAACGACGACGCatcatttgctgttgctgccacagcgacaacagcatcagcatcagcagcagacGGCATCAGCAACACATTCGATAGGCAACAATCGTttggcggcaacagcagcagctgctggctcggctgctgcagcagcaaccacaacgacGGTCGATGGCACCGATGGCTTATTACATTCTACGCATTTGCACACAATTCCTCccgcgcagcagcaacatcatccacatcatcatcagcaacatcatctGCATACACATCTTTTAAATGGTCAGACCAAAGCACCCGCCTCCAATAATTTTGCGTCACAAGCGCCGCCAGCGCCGCCTCGCAACGGACTGAgctttgctgccgctgcaaccacagcagcagcagcagcaacggcaacggcaaccaCACAGCCCATCACGCAAGCAATCACCAAGCaaccaagcaacaacagcaacagcaacagcagcaaggagCACATGCATGCACTCGAAgagttgctgcaacagcaacaacaccatcaacagcagcaacatcaacagctgcCGGGCAGCGGCGGCCAATTGGGCGCCTCAATTGTGCTCGGCGGTGATCCGTCGCTGCTCAATCCGATCGTGTGTCCCCGTTGCGGCCACTGTCGCTGCGAGCAATGCCAGAGTCCGCGTCCGTTGCCCCAGACGTGGGTGTGCAACAAGACGTGTTTGTGCAGCGCCGAGTCGATCATCGACTACGCCTCGTGTCTGTGCTGCGCCAAGGCGTTGTTCTATCACTGTGCCCGCGACAACGACATGGATTGCGACGATGGCACTGGGACGCCGTGTGTCGACAATCCCTGCTCCTGTGGTCCTTATAAGCGCACCCAACGTTGGGGCTGGCTGGGAGCATTGTCCATTGTGCTGCCCTGCCTCTGGTGCTATTGGCCGATGCGGGGTTGCATCAAGCTCTGCGAGAAGTGTTACGCACGCTTTGCTGGGCGTGGCTGTCGCTGTCAGCTGGGCGGAGGCGTTGGCACCGGGATTGCTGGCAACGGACTTGGTGGCAACAGCATGTTGCCCATTGTGCCGCTGGGTGGCAATCCCAACGGCTTGACTGGCGGTGTGGCAAATGGGGCACAGAACGGTGGCATGCCACTCTCGGTGGGCAAGGGCTTCGAGCATGGCTGCAGTGCAGCAAGTCGCATTCTCCGCAAGGGAGATCTGACGCCAGAGAAGCGTTTGCTCGACTCCAGTCCGGATTACTAA